In Anopheles gambiae chromosome X unlocalized genomic scaffold, idAnoGambNW_F1_1 X_unloc_17, whole genome shotgun sequence, a genomic segment contains:
- the LOC133394504 gene encoding putative uncharacterized protein DDB_G0271606: protein MSGLGGDAHPQGSSGRVLRPRARSVSLNRVDALKVSDSTPVEPPPTAGIVYLSDDEEEELNCTILAGPSGLAVPPMGKVPLVVLDKLPSQSQQREEMTVPATSTPKAGKCSSAEPSLSEMNESLKLLAMQVAQLSKELSLCRKELQESLMKNAALERELETYRMGARSVIELQQQAAAAPMMTAQGAHSSSNRRGRQGPQQQEQRQQQQQHQQREQQQQQQQQQQQQQQQQQQQQRNQQREWQQQQQQQQHQQREQQQQQRVQQQNQQHLRQQQQQQQQRQQQQQQEQQELWTTVVRRRQNTQQQQQSNQPQQQQQQTGRYQPPQMRQQLQQQQQQRQPQRYVVAGSSQQQQQQHQQQQQKRKRPKPELIEISPGQNRLSRSVSLKI from the coding sequence atgtcggggctgggcggtgatgcccatccccaagggagctcgggacgagtacttcgcccgagggctcgatcggtgtccctcaaccgggtcgacgcattaaaagtgtctgactcaacaccggtggagccaccacccaccgcaggcatcgtctacttgagtgatgatgaagaagaagaattgaactgcacgatcctcgcgggcccgtcgggattagcagttccaccaatggggaaggtgccattggtagtgctggacaagttgcccagccagagtcaacagcgcgaggagatgacggtaccggccacctcaacaccaaaggctggtaagtgttcttctgctgaaccatctctctcagagatgaacgagagcttgaagctcctggccatgcaggttgctcagctctcaaaggagcttagcctctgccgtaaggagctccaggaaagtttgatgaaaaatgcggcgcttgaacgggagctcgaaacgtacaggatgggcgcccgttcggtcatcgagctgcagcagcaagcagcagcagccccaatgaTGACAGCCCAGGGAGCCCACAGCTCTAGCAACCGTCGCGGTCGCCaaggaccacagcagcaggagcagcggcagcagcagcaacagcatcagcagcgggaacagcagcagcagcagcagcagcagcagcagcagcagcagcagcaacaacaacagcagcagcggaaccagcagcgtgaatggcagcagcagcagcagcagcagcagcatcaacagcgagaacagcagcagcagcaacgggtgcagcaacagaatcagcagcacctacgtcagcagcagcagcagcagcagcagcggcaacagcaacagcagcaggagcagcaagaattatggacgacggtagtgcgccgccgtcaaaatacacagcagcagcagcagtctaaccaaccgcagcaacaacaacagcagactgggcggtatcagccgccgcaaatgaggcagcagctacagcagcaacagcagcaacgacagccacagcgatatgtggtcgcaggctcgtcgcaacagcagcagcagcagcatcaacagcagcagcagaagcgtaagCGTCCTAAGCCCGAACTGATAGAGATCTCTCCTGGTCAGAACAGACTTTCGAGGAGCGTCTCCTTGAAAATCC